The following are from one region of the Mycolicibacterium helvum genome:
- a CDS encoding phage holin family protein: MGSFLLRAAVTGLALWVVTLVVPGITFVGGDTGLQRIGIVLVVAVIFGLVNAIIKPLVQFLSIPLYILTLGLIHVVINALMLWITAGITEHTTHWGLQINQFWWTAIWAAIVLSIVSWLFSLPFKDADRH; encoded by the coding sequence ATGGGATCGTTTCTGCTTCGCGCCGCAGTCACCGGACTGGCACTGTGGGTCGTCACACTGGTCGTCCCCGGCATCACTTTCGTCGGCGGCGATACCGGACTCCAGCGAATCGGCATTGTTCTGGTGGTCGCGGTGATCTTCGGCCTGGTGAACGCGATCATCAAACCACTCGTGCAGTTCTTGTCGATACCGCTGTACATCCTGACGCTCGGGCTGATTCACGTCGTCATCAATGCCCTGATGTTGTGGATCACCGCCGGGATCACCGAGCACACCACCCACTGGGGATTGCAGATCAACCAGTTCTGGTGGACCGCCATCTGGGCCGCGATCGTATTGTCGATCGTCAGCTGGCTGTTCTCGTTGCCGTTCAAAGACGCCGACCGCCACTAG
- a CDS encoding heavy metal translocating P-type ATPase: MNDPASDNAGPAMGFVRWLLLAVTLTALLAGGVAWLLGAHPVADACWTAGTVAAILPALWWVVSSIRAGRVGVDVLAVLSLGGALAVREYLAGALIGVMLATGQALDAAAGRRATKDLRALLDRVPRTARRRTPDGVEVVGLDDIVVDDVVVVGPGEVLPVDGVVLSDDAVLDDSALTGESAPVRCGQGEPLRSGSVNAGSALELRASATAVDSTYAGIVRLAQQAAAESAPVVRIADRIAAWFLPVALAVAALAWIFSGSPARAVAVLVVATPCPLLLAAPVAIVSGLSRASRIGVLVRGGGALETLGRASTLVLDKTGTLTTGRPRGTEIAVGPGWTVDDVLGLAASADQLSPHVLATAIVHEARLRGATLSMPSSVTEEAGIGVSALVDGKWVTVGNLSLDGAIPEWAAAVLSRASFDGAVVAWVRVDDELAGAILLTDPLRPDAPRTLRRLRAAGMTRLVMLTGDRPAPAQQIGTVLGLDEVAAQQTPADKVARVRAESERAVTAMVGDGVNDAPALAAADVGIAMGARGATATSEAADIVLTADRLDRLADAKLIARRSRRIAVQSAAAGMGLSLIAMGCAAVGWLPPAWGALLQEGIDLAVILNALRALRGDHAGPPPLSRDAEALVRRFSGEHDQMRDDLSLLRDAAQQIAAGQLTGALEALRDADFFLQHTLLPHEEAEDSALYPALAQPLGSIEATATMSRMHAEIHRLAQRLHAHRELADEAGAVRPDQSDDLMACLYGLYALLRLHFVQEEENFFVLAPAFLNATDRS; this comes from the coding sequence ATGAACGACCCAGCGTCGGATAACGCCGGTCCTGCCATGGGATTCGTGCGCTGGCTACTTCTCGCCGTGACCCTCACCGCGCTGCTCGCGGGCGGTGTTGCGTGGCTGCTCGGCGCCCACCCGGTCGCCGACGCGTGTTGGACCGCTGGAACGGTTGCTGCGATCCTGCCCGCCCTGTGGTGGGTGGTCTCGTCGATCCGCGCCGGTCGCGTGGGTGTGGATGTCCTGGCCGTGCTGTCGCTCGGCGGTGCGCTGGCGGTGCGGGAGTACTTGGCAGGCGCACTGATCGGCGTCATGCTGGCCACGGGACAGGCCCTCGATGCGGCGGCCGGACGACGGGCCACCAAGGATTTGCGTGCGTTGCTCGACCGGGTGCCGCGCACCGCGCGCAGGCGCACGCCCGACGGCGTCGAGGTGGTCGGTCTGGACGACATCGTCGTCGACGACGTCGTGGTGGTGGGTCCCGGCGAGGTGTTGCCCGTCGACGGAGTGGTGCTCTCGGACGACGCCGTGCTCGATGACTCCGCACTGACCGGCGAATCCGCGCCCGTCCGATGCGGACAGGGCGAGCCGCTGCGCAGCGGCAGTGTCAACGCCGGCAGCGCCCTGGAACTGCGGGCATCGGCAACCGCGGTCGACAGCACCTACGCCGGGATCGTCCGACTGGCGCAGCAGGCGGCGGCGGAGTCCGCGCCGGTGGTCCGTATCGCCGACCGCATCGCCGCCTGGTTCCTGCCCGTGGCACTGGCTGTGGCGGCCCTGGCCTGGATTTTCAGCGGCTCACCCGCCCGCGCCGTCGCGGTACTGGTGGTGGCGACACCGTGCCCCCTGTTGCTGGCGGCGCCCGTGGCGATCGTGTCCGGACTGTCTCGGGCATCACGCATCGGGGTGCTGGTCCGTGGCGGCGGCGCGCTCGAAACACTAGGCCGAGCAAGCACTTTGGTGCTGGACAAGACCGGAACGCTGACAACGGGCCGCCCGCGCGGCACCGAAATCGCGGTCGGTCCGGGCTGGACGGTCGACGACGTTCTCGGACTGGCCGCGTCGGCCGACCAACTCTCACCGCACGTCCTCGCCACCGCCATCGTCCACGAGGCGCGGTTACGCGGCGCGACGCTGAGCATGCCCAGCTCAGTGACCGAGGAAGCCGGCATCGGGGTGTCGGCGCTGGTGGACGGAAAGTGGGTCACTGTCGGCAATCTCAGCCTCGACGGAGCAATACCGGAGTGGGCCGCCGCGGTTCTGTCGCGAGCATCGTTCGACGGAGCAGTGGTTGCGTGGGTGCGCGTCGACGACGAATTGGCCGGCGCGATTCTGCTGACCGATCCGCTGCGACCCGACGCGCCGCGCACCTTGCGGCGGCTGCGGGCCGCCGGGATGACCCGGCTGGTGATGCTCACCGGCGACCGGCCCGCGCCTGCACAGCAGATCGGTACCGTTCTGGGTCTCGACGAGGTCGCCGCGCAGCAGACGCCCGCCGACAAGGTCGCCCGGGTGCGGGCCGAGAGTGAGCGTGCGGTCACGGCCATGGTCGGCGACGGGGTCAACGATGCGCCGGCGCTGGCCGCCGCCGACGTCGGCATCGCGATGGGTGCCCGCGGCGCGACGGCGACTTCGGAGGCCGCCGACATCGTGCTCACGGCTGATCGGCTTGACCGGCTTGCCGACGCCAAGCTGATCGCCCGCCGATCGCGGCGCATCGCGGTGCAAAGCGCCGCGGCGGGGATGGGCCTGTCGCTGATCGCCATGGGATGTGCAGCCGTCGGTTGGCTGCCACCCGCATGGGGTGCGCTGCTGCAAGAAGGAATCGACCTTGCGGTGATCCTGAACGCCCTTCGGGCACTGCGCGGTGATCACGCCGGGCCGCCACCGCTGAGCCGCGACGCGGAGGCACTCGTGCGGCGCTTTTCTGGCGAGCACGACCAGATGCGCGACGATCTGTCGCTCCTACGCGACGCCGCACAGCAGATCGCCGCCGGGCAGTTGACGGGAGCTCTGGAGGCACTTCGGGACGCGGACTTCTTCCTGCAGCACACGTTGCTTCCACACGAAGAAGCCGAGGACAGCGCGCTCTATCCGGCGCTGGCCCAGCCGCTGGGCAGTATTGAGGCCACCGCGACGATGAGCCGCATGCACGCCGAGATCCACCGGCTGGCGCAACGTCTGCACGCTCACCGTGAACTGGCCGACGAGGCCGGCGCGGTACGGCCCGACCAGAGCGACGACCTGATGGCTTGCCTCTACGGTTTGTATGCATTGCTGCGGCTGCATTTCGTGCAGGAGGAGGAGAACTTCTTCGTGCTCGCGCCGGCTTTCCTGAACGCGACAGACCGGTCGTGA
- a CDS encoding Fpg/Nei family DNA glycosylase produces the protein MPELPEVEALADHLRRHALGKAVGRIDVAALSVLKTFDPPPTALHGRPVTGAARWGKYLGMQAGDLWLITHLSRAGWLKWSDKLSAAPLKPGKGPIALRVHLDGSEGFDLTEAGTQKRLAVWIVDDPAKVPGIATLGPDALEIGPEQLADILKPHSGRIKTVITDQKVIAGIGNAYSDEILHVAKLSPFATANKLTAAQLGALHVAMISVLTDAVQRSVGQQAATLKGEKRSGLRVHARTGLPCPVCGDTVHEVSFVDKSFQYCPTCQTGGKVLADRRMSKLLK, from the coding sequence ATGCCCGAACTGCCCGAAGTGGAGGCGCTGGCCGACCACCTGCGCCGGCATGCGCTCGGCAAAGCGGTCGGGCGTATCGACGTCGCGGCGTTGTCGGTGCTGAAGACGTTCGACCCGCCGCCGACTGCGTTACATGGGCGGCCCGTCACGGGTGCCGCGCGCTGGGGCAAGTACCTCGGCATGCAGGCCGGTGACCTGTGGCTGATCACCCATCTGTCGCGAGCCGGGTGGCTGAAGTGGAGTGACAAGCTCTCCGCCGCCCCACTCAAGCCGGGTAAAGGCCCGATCGCGCTGCGCGTACACCTCGACGGCAGCGAGGGATTCGACCTGACCGAGGCCGGCACCCAGAAGCGGCTCGCGGTGTGGATCGTCGACGATCCCGCCAAGGTCCCCGGAATTGCGACACTGGGCCCCGACGCGCTGGAGATCGGCCCTGAGCAGCTGGCCGACATCCTCAAACCGCACAGCGGCCGGATCAAGACGGTCATCACCGACCAGAAAGTCATCGCCGGGATCGGCAACGCCTACAGCGACGAGATCCTGCACGTCGCGAAGCTGTCCCCGTTCGCGACGGCCAACAAACTCACCGCCGCGCAACTGGGTGCGCTGCATGTTGCAATGATCTCGGTGCTGACCGACGCCGTGCAACGCTCGGTCGGCCAGCAGGCGGCAACCCTGAAGGGGGAGAAGCGATCTGGACTGCGTGTGCACGCCCGCACCGGATTGCCGTGCCCGGTGTGCGGTGACACCGTGCATGAAGTTTCGTTCGTCGACAAGTCGTTTCAGTACTGCCCGACCTGCCAGACCGGGGGCAAGGTGCTGGCTGACCGGCGGATGTCGAAGCTGCTCAAGTGA
- a CDS encoding NAD-dependent succinate-semialdehyde dehydrogenase: MSNPDIERLLSSVPTGLWIGGEEQPGSSTFEVYDPANDTVLTSVADATAEDAVAALDAACAVQAEWAATPARDRGEILRSVFETIIARADDLATLMTLEMGKVVAESLGEVKYGAEFFRWFAEEAVRIGGRYTPSPAGTGRIIVTKQPVGPCYAITPWNFPLAMGTRKIGPAFAAGCTMIVKPAQETPLSMLMLAKLMAEAGLPKGVLSVLPTSRPGDVTKALIDDGRLRKLTFTGSTGVGKALVAQSADKLLRTSMELGGNAPFVVFDDADVDAAVDGAMLAKMRNGGEACTAANRIHVANAVIEEFTDKFVKRMGEVNLGNGLDPSAKLGPLVNTKQLAKVQELVDDAVAKGATVALGGQAPGGPGNFYPATVLTDVPSNARILTEEVFGPVAPIIGFDTEDDGVAAANNTEYGLASYIYTESLDRALRVAEAIESGMVGVNRGVISDPAAPFGGVKESGFGREGGFEGIEEYLDTKYIALTK; encoded by the coding sequence ATGAGCAACCCAGACATTGAACGGCTGCTGTCGTCGGTTCCCACCGGACTGTGGATCGGCGGCGAAGAACAGCCCGGCTCGTCGACGTTCGAGGTTTATGACCCCGCCAACGACACCGTCCTGACCAGCGTGGCAGACGCGACTGCCGAAGATGCCGTCGCCGCCCTTGATGCCGCGTGCGCCGTGCAAGCCGAGTGGGCGGCCACGCCCGCCAGGGACCGCGGCGAGATCCTGCGCTCGGTCTTCGAGACGATCATCGCCCGCGCCGACGATCTCGCGACGCTGATGACGTTGGAGATGGGCAAGGTCGTCGCCGAGAGCCTGGGCGAGGTCAAGTACGGCGCCGAATTCTTCCGCTGGTTCGCCGAGGAGGCGGTGCGCATCGGCGGGCGGTACACGCCGTCGCCGGCCGGCACGGGGCGCATCATCGTCACCAAGCAGCCCGTCGGCCCTTGCTACGCCATCACGCCGTGGAACTTCCCGCTGGCCATGGGCACTCGCAAGATCGGCCCCGCCTTCGCGGCGGGCTGCACCATGATCGTGAAGCCGGCTCAAGAGACCCCGCTGTCCATGTTGATGCTGGCCAAGCTGATGGCCGAGGCCGGCCTGCCCAAGGGCGTGCTGTCGGTGCTGCCCACCAGCAGGCCCGGCGATGTCACCAAGGCGCTGATCGACGACGGCCGGCTGCGCAAGCTGACGTTCACCGGCTCCACCGGAGTGGGCAAGGCGCTGGTCGCCCAGTCGGCCGACAAGCTGCTGCGCACCTCGATGGAACTCGGCGGCAACGCACCGTTCGTGGTCTTCGACGACGCCGACGTCGACGCTGCGGTCGATGGCGCGATGCTGGCCAAGATGCGCAATGGCGGTGAGGCCTGTACGGCCGCTAATCGCATCCACGTCGCCAACGCCGTCATTGAGGAATTCACCGACAAGTTCGTCAAGCGGATGGGTGAGGTCAACTTGGGCAACGGGCTCGACCCGTCGGCCAAACTCGGCCCGTTGGTCAACACCAAGCAGCTGGCCAAGGTTCAGGAGCTGGTCGACGACGCGGTGGCCAAGGGGGCGACGGTCGCGCTCGGCGGTCAGGCGCCCGGCGGCCCCGGCAACTTCTACCCGGCCACGGTGCTGACCGATGTCCCGTCGAACGCCCGCATCCTCACCGAGGAAGTCTTTGGTCCGGTCGCGCCGATCATCGGTTTCGACACCGAGGACGACGGCGTCGCCGCGGCCAACAACACCGAATATGGGCTGGCGTCCTACATCTACACCGAGTCGCTGGACCGGGCATTGCGGGTCGCCGAGGCCATCGAGTCCGGCATGGTCGGGGTCAACCGGGGCGTCATCTCCGATCCGGCCGCGCCGTTCGGCGGGGTGAAGGAATCCGGGTTCGGTCGTGAGGGTGGTTTCGAAGGCATCGAGGAGTACCTCGACACCAAGTACATCGCGCTGACCAAGTAG
- the cobF gene encoding precorrin-6A synthase (deacetylating), which produces MRTIHVIGIGAGDPDYVTSQAIRALNDTDVFFAMDKGEVKSDLVALRREICQRFITDPRYRFVELPDPKRAADGEYTQAVADWHLARARLWAKAIETELSPDGVGAFLAWGDPSLYDSTLRILDQVARHVEFSYDVIPGITAVQALTARHRIPLNDVGEPVLITTGRQLRTTGLSGSAVVMLDGDCSFLSCPPQTRIWWGAYLGTPDELLMAGTVGEIGEAVAELRGQARARHGWIMDIYLLRA; this is translated from the coding sequence GTGCGCACCATCCACGTCATCGGTATCGGAGCCGGCGACCCCGACTACGTGACATCGCAGGCGATCCGTGCACTCAACGACACCGATGTGTTCTTCGCCATGGACAAGGGCGAGGTCAAGAGCGACCTCGTCGCATTGCGCCGGGAGATCTGCCAGCGGTTCATCACCGACCCGCGCTACCGCTTCGTCGAACTGCCCGATCCGAAACGAGCAGCCGACGGCGAGTACACCCAGGCCGTCGCCGACTGGCACCTGGCTCGCGCCCGGCTGTGGGCCAAGGCCATCGAGACCGAGCTCAGCCCCGACGGCGTCGGGGCCTTTCTGGCCTGGGGCGATCCATCGCTGTACGACAGCACCCTGCGGATCCTCGACCAGGTCGCCCGGCACGTCGAGTTCTCATACGACGTCATCCCGGGTATCACCGCCGTGCAGGCGCTGACTGCCCGCCACCGCATCCCGCTCAACGACGTTGGCGAACCCGTGCTGATCACCACCGGGCGACAGCTGCGCACTACCGGCCTTTCCGGCTCGGCGGTGGTGATGCTCGACGGGGACTGCTCGTTTCTGAGTTGCCCACCGCAGACCCGGATTTGGTGGGGTGCCTACCTCGGCACGCCTGACGAACTGCTGATGGCAGGCACCGTCGGCGAAATCGGCGAAGCCGTCGCGGAGCTGCGGGGGCAGGCCCGTGCCCGACACGGCTGGATCATGGACATCTATCTCTTACGGGCTTAG
- a CDS encoding MFS transporter: MTAWLTRNVRVLAAVSFLQDAASELLYPLLPIYLTAVLGAPPAVVGAIEGAAEGAASLTKLAVGPLGDRFAKRPLIATGYGMAALGKVIVAVAGAWPGVLAGRVVDRLGKGIRGAPRDALLVDGIDKSLRGKVFGFHRAMDTLGAVVGPLLGLAGYELLDHQIPPLLYVAIIPALLSVLLVVLVREPRRTRLGGTAQPIFRGLRELPRRYWRVTALLVAFGVVNFPDALLLLRLNEIGFGVVEVILAYVGYNLVYALASFPAGVLADKVPRSAVFGFGLVFFAVGYIGLGATTDPVAAWVLIAAYGMFTACTDGVGKAWISTLVGADQQASAQGVFQGASGFAVLAAGLWAGLLWGSDGRVPLLISGAVGACFAVVLLMPMGVQCLR, translated from the coding sequence GTGACTGCCTGGCTGACCCGCAACGTCCGGGTGCTCGCTGCGGTGTCGTTCCTCCAGGATGCGGCCAGCGAGTTGCTGTATCCACTCCTACCGATCTATCTCACCGCCGTGTTGGGGGCGCCGCCCGCAGTGGTCGGCGCTATCGAAGGCGCCGCGGAGGGGGCGGCGTCGCTGACCAAGCTCGCAGTCGGTCCGCTGGGTGACCGCTTCGCCAAACGCCCTTTGATCGCAACGGGATACGGAATGGCCGCACTGGGCAAGGTCATCGTCGCCGTCGCGGGGGCCTGGCCCGGTGTGCTGGCAGGACGAGTCGTCGACCGACTCGGCAAGGGTATTCGGGGTGCGCCACGCGACGCGCTGCTCGTCGACGGGATCGATAAATCGCTGCGCGGCAAGGTTTTCGGCTTCCATCGCGCGATGGACACCCTCGGTGCGGTGGTCGGTCCGCTGCTCGGGCTCGCCGGCTACGAGCTGCTTGATCACCAAATCCCGCCGCTGCTGTACGTTGCGATCATTCCCGCGCTGCTGTCCGTGCTACTCGTCGTGCTGGTGCGGGAACCTCGACGGACCAGGCTGGGCGGCACAGCACAGCCGATCTTTCGCGGATTGCGCGAACTACCGCGACGGTACTGGCGAGTGACCGCGTTACTGGTCGCGTTCGGTGTCGTCAACTTTCCGGACGCGTTATTGCTGTTGCGGCTCAACGAGATCGGCTTCGGAGTCGTCGAAGTGATTCTCGCCTACGTCGGTTACAACCTGGTCTATGCGCTGGCCAGCTTCCCGGCCGGCGTGCTGGCCGACAAGGTGCCCCGCTCAGCGGTCTTCGGCTTCGGGCTGGTTTTCTTCGCCGTCGGCTATATCGGGCTCGGGGCGACCACCGATCCGGTTGCGGCGTGGGTGCTGATCGCGGCGTACGGGATGTTCACCGCCTGCACCGACGGTGTCGGGAAGGCGTGGATCTCCACGCTTGTCGGCGCCGACCAACAGGCAAGCGCGCAGGGAGTGTTCCAGGGCGCCAGTGGTTTCGCGGTCCTGGCCGCAGGCCTGTGGGCCGGACTGCTGTGGGGCAGCGATGGCCGGGTCCCGCTGCTGATCTCCGGGGCGGTCGGAGCCTGCTTCGCGGTGGTGCTCCTGATGCCGATGGGCGTGCAATGCCTTCGTTAG
- a CDS encoding SDR family oxidoreductase, translated as MTRQKILITGASSGLGAGMARAFAAKGRDLALCARRVDRLDELKAELSQRHPNITIAVAALDVNDHDQVPTVFAELADQLGGLDRIIVNAGIGKGAVLGSGKLWANKATIETNLVSALVQTETALAMFKTTGSGHLVLISSVLANKGVPGAKAAYAASKAGVTSLGESLRAEYACGPIKVTVVEPGYIESEMTGKSNTTMLMVDNDTGVRHMVNAIERESGRAIVPGWPWIPLVALLRILPPRFTKPFA; from the coding sequence GTGACCCGCCAGAAGATCCTCATCACCGGCGCGAGTTCTGGGCTGGGGGCCGGCATGGCCCGCGCCTTCGCCGCTAAGGGCCGCGACCTGGCCCTGTGCGCACGGCGCGTCGACCGCCTTGACGAACTGAAGGCCGAACTGAGCCAGCGCCACCCGAACATCACGATCGCCGTCGCCGCCCTTGACGTCAACGACCACGACCAGGTGCCCACGGTATTCGCCGAACTAGCCGACCAGCTCGGCGGCCTCGACCGGATTATCGTCAACGCCGGCATCGGCAAGGGTGCGGTGCTCGGGTCGGGCAAGCTGTGGGCCAACAAGGCCACGATCGAGACCAACCTCGTCTCGGCGCTGGTGCAGACCGAGACCGCTCTGGCGATGTTCAAGACGACCGGCTCGGGACATCTTGTGCTGATCTCGAGCGTGCTGGCCAACAAGGGCGTGCCCGGCGCCAAGGCCGCCTACGCCGCGAGCAAGGCGGGGGTCACCTCGCTGGGCGAATCGCTGCGCGCCGAATATGCCTGCGGCCCAATCAAAGTCACGGTCGTCGAGCCTGGTTACATCGAGTCGGAGATGACCGGAAAATCGAACACCACCATGCTGATGGTGGACAACGACACCGGCGTGCGCCACATGGTCAACGCCATCGAACGCGAGAGTGGACGCGCGATCGTGCCCGGCTGGCCATGGATTCCGTTGGTGGCCCTGCTGCGAATCCTGCCGCCGCGGTTCACCAAACCCTTCGCCTAG
- the pgi gene encoding glucose-6-phosphate isomerase encodes MTGDISATPQWNALRRHHDQIAGKHLRELFAEEPDRGRELTLTVGDLYIDYSKHRVTRETLELLVDLARAAHLEERRDAMLAGEHINTSEDRAVLHTALRLPRDTELVVDGQNVVADVHEVLDAMGDFTDRLRNGDWTGATGERIRCVVNIGIGGSDLGPVMVYQALRHYGDAGISARFISNVDPADLVATLDGLDPATTLFIIASKTFSTLETLTNATAARRWLTDSLGDAAVSKHFVAVSTNSTLVDAFGINTDNMFGFWDWVGGRYSVDSAIGLSVMAVIGREAFADFLSGFHLVDRHFATAPLESNAPALLGLIGLWYSGFFGAETRAVLPYSNDLSRFAAYLQQLTMESNGKSVQADGTPVTTPTGEIFWGEPGTNGQHAFYQLLHQGTRLVPADFIGFSEPTDDLPTADGSGSMHDLLMSNFFAQTQVLAFGKTAAEITAEGTPANVVPHKVMPGNRPSTSILANRLTPSVVGQLIALYEHQVFTEGVIWGIDSFDQWGVELGKTQAKALLGVITSDGSPTKQTDSSTDELVRRYRVERGRAR; translated from the coding sequence ATGACTGGAGACATTTCCGCTACCCCCCAATGGAACGCGCTACGTCGCCACCACGACCAGATCGCCGGGAAACACCTCCGCGAACTCTTCGCCGAAGAGCCCGACCGTGGCCGCGAGCTCACACTCACCGTCGGTGACCTCTACATCGACTACAGCAAGCACCGCGTCACCCGGGAAACACTCGAGCTTCTGGTCGACCTCGCCCGTGCCGCGCACCTCGAAGAGCGCCGCGACGCGATGCTGGCCGGCGAGCACATCAACACCTCCGAGGACCGCGCCGTCCTGCACACCGCGCTACGGCTGCCACGCGACACCGAGCTGGTCGTGGACGGCCAGAACGTGGTCGCCGATGTGCACGAGGTGCTCGACGCGATGGGCGACTTCACCGACCGGCTGCGCAACGGCGATTGGACCGGCGCCACCGGTGAGCGCATCAGATGCGTCGTCAACATCGGCATCGGCGGCTCGGACCTGGGTCCGGTCATGGTTTATCAGGCGCTGCGCCACTACGGCGACGCCGGCATCTCGGCACGGTTCATCTCCAACGTCGACCCGGCCGACCTGGTGGCGACGCTGGATGGACTCGACCCTGCCACAACGCTTTTCATCATCGCTTCCAAGACGTTCTCGACGCTGGAGACACTGACCAACGCCACCGCCGCACGGCGCTGGCTCACCGACAGCCTCGGCGACGCCGCGGTGTCGAAGCATTTCGTGGCGGTATCGACGAACTCCACGCTCGTCGACGCCTTCGGCATCAACACCGACAATATGTTCGGCTTCTGGGACTGGGTGGGCGGCCGCTATTCGGTGGACTCGGCGATCGGCCTTTCAGTGATGGCGGTGATCGGCCGGGAGGCGTTCGCCGACTTCCTGTCCGGCTTCCACCTGGTGGACCGGCACTTCGCCACCGCGCCGCTGGAATCCAACGCACCGGCGTTGCTGGGCTTGATCGGGTTGTGGTACTCCGGCTTCTTCGGTGCCGAAACCCGGGCAGTGCTGCCGTATTCCAACGACCTGTCCCGCTTCGCGGCGTATCTGCAGCAGCTGACGATGGAGTCCAACGGCAAGTCCGTTCAAGCCGACGGAACACCGGTGACCACCCCGACCGGCGAAATCTTCTGGGGCGAACCGGGAACCAACGGGCAGCACGCCTTCTATCAGCTGCTGCACCAGGGCACCCGGCTGGTGCCCGCCGACTTCATCGGCTTCAGCGAGCCCACCGACGACCTCCCGACCGCGGACGGGTCGGGCAGCATGCACGACCTGCTGATGAGCAACTTCTTCGCCCAGACCCAGGTGCTGGCCTTCGGTAAGACGGCGGCCGAGATCACCGCCGAGGGGACACCGGCGAACGTCGTGCCGCACAAGGTGATGCCGGGTAACCGGCCGAGCACATCGATCCTGGCCAACCGGTTGACGCCGTCGGTGGTGGGACAGCTCATCGCGCTCTACGAGCATCAGGTCTTCACCGAGGGCGTGATCTGGGGCATCGACTCGTTCGACCAGTGGGGTGTCGAGCTGGGCAAGACTCAGGCCAAGGCGCTCCTCGGAGTGATCACCAGCGACGGTTCACCGACCAAGCAGACCGACAGCTCGACCGACGAACTGGTGCGCCGCTATCGCGTGGAACGCGGCCGGGCTCGCTAG